The Fodinibius saliphilus genomic interval AGTCGGGAGGGATGGAGAGAGTAATGTCGGAATTAGCGAAATACTTTGCACAAAGAAGAGGGATAGAAGTCCATTTAATACTGTATGGAAAAAAGCGAGATATCTTTTTCTCCATACCGAATGGTATAAAAATTCACAGGCCATCATTCGACTTTAAAAGTACAAACAGAACAATCAGTACGCTTAAAACGATATATTTTGTACGAATGAAAGTAAAAGAATTACAACCGGACGCGATACTTAGTTTTGGGGAGTACTGGAACAATTTTGTGCTACTTTCTTTGCTTGGTGTAAATATACCGATTGTAATTTCAGACCGATGTAAGCCAGATAAATCTCTGGGTATATTTCAAGACATCTTGCGGAAATGGTTGTATCCATCCGCTGCAGGAATGGTAGCACAGACCTCGAGGGCAAAAGATATTTACCGCAGACAAAAATTAAACAAAAATATAAAGGTAATTGGGAATCCTATTTTTAAAGTTACTCCGAATTGTAAATCACACAATAAGGAGAATATTGTATTAACTGTTGGAAGACTCATCAAGACAAAACATCACGATAGACTGATTAAGATTTTTGACAAAATATCTTCTTCGGATTGGAAGCTTGTTATCGTAGGAGGAGATGCACTAAAACAGCAAGGTATGCAGAGGCTTAAAAAATTAGCTGGCGATTTGAATATTAAAGGAAATGTAGAATTTACAGGCACGGTTTCTGATATAGAATTATACTATAAGAAAAGTAAGATATTTGCCTTTACATCTAGCTCTGAAGGGTTTCCTAATGTGATTGGCGAGGCCATGTCGGCCGGTTTGCCAGTGATCGCTTATGATTGTGTGGCTGGTCCCTCCGATTTAATTGATGATGGGAAAAATGGTTTTTTAATCCCGCTATTTGATGATGATCAGTATTCAAAAAAATTACAGCACCTGTTAGATGATGAGCACCTTCGATTAAAGATGGGAAAACATTCTAGAGAAAAAGTAGAACAATATTCTACTAAAACAATTGGGGAGCAGTACTATTCATTTATCCTTAAAATGTTATGAAGATCCTTCAAATAAATAGTTCAGTCAATACTACCAGTACTGGGAGAATTGCTGAAGAAATAGGACAGGCCCTTCAAAAACAGGGTCATGAGAGTTTTATTGCTTCTAAAAAGGTGGGGCCAGGGGGGAGCACCTCTAATCTCATTCACCTTGGGAACAAGTATGATGAGTATGCTCACGCCTTAAAAACAAGGCTCTTCGATCGTCATGGGTTTGGATCTAAAAGAACCACACAAGCTTTTTTAAGAAAGTTAAAGGAGATTAGTCCTGATGTAATAGGTCTTCATAACTTACATGGGTATTATCTGAATGTAGAAGGGCTGTTCAACTATTTGAAAGAAGTACAAAAACCTGTGGTTTGGACGCTACATGATTGTTGGCCTTTTACCGGGCATTGTAGCTTTTTTGATTATGTCTCCTGCGAAAAATGGAAAACAGAATGCCGGAATTGTCCTTTATCTGATAAATACCCTGCCAGCTGGTTTATGGATCAATCGAGGAGAAATTTTTATCACAAAAAAAAGTTATTCAATGGGATACAAGATCTGACAATTATTACGCCAAGCCAATGGTTGGCTACGTTGGTGAAACAGTCATTTCTGGGGGGGTATGCAGTCGAAGTTATAAATAATGGTATTGATCTTGAAAAATTTTGGCCTACTAATGCGGATAATATTAATAACCGCTATAACCTATTTGGCAAAAAGGTGCTTTTGGGCGTAGCCAGTGTATGGGATCGAAGAAAGGGGTTAAAGTACTTTCTTGAACTAAGCAAAAAATTAGATGATAGTTTTAAAATAATTCTGGTTGGCTTACCCGAAGTTGAAATTAACCGATTGCCGGAGAATATAATAGGAATTCAGCGAACAGAAAGCCTGGAAGAACTGGTATCCTTTTACAGTGTTGCAGATGTTTTTGTAAATCCTACACTCGTAGATAATTTTCCAACTACCAACCTTGAGGCACTTGCATGCGGTACTCCTGTAATTACCTTTGATACCGGCGGAAGCCCAGAATCTATCGATGAGGATACGGGTATGGTTGTAGAGAAAGGCAATTTAAAGAAGCTACTTGAGGCTATTAAAGTGGTATGCAGCAAATCAGAAAGATACCGTGAAGCTTGTAGAAATCGAGCGATAACTCATTATGACAAGAAAGAGAGATATTACGATTACGTAAATCTCTACGAAAAAACATTGGTTAAAAAACACGCTTTGAAATGAATATTTGGACTATCTCATTATTTGATCCCACCCCTTATGATAACGTAGGGAACCTCCGATTTATACAGATTGCAAATGCTGCGATTAAGGGAGGGCATCAGGTTACGCATTTTACAAGTACGTTCAGGCATACTTCTAAGAAACAGCGGTTTAATAAAGATACAACGCTCCCTATCGAGCCCGGTTATAGCGTTGAATATATACGATCTAAGGGATATAAAAAGAATATATCAATCAAGAGAATTTTTGCCCATCGTGATTTTGCCCAACAACTCATTGACTCACTAGCAGGACGTCACAAGCCGGATATCATTTTCATTAGTATGCCACCTATTGTTTCTGCAGCCAGGGTAGTAGAATGGGCAAGTGAGAATGATATTCCTATAGTCGTTGATATTATAGATCCTTGGCCAGATTCATTTATCAAAGATGTTCCAAATGCCTTAAAACCGCTAAGTCGTGTTTTTATCCAGCCTTTTTATAATAGGGTAAGAGGAGTCTTTAGGAATGCTGATGCTGTAACATCAATTTCCAACGGGTACTTAGATTGGGCTAAATCTCAGTGTAAAACAATTAGACAAACAAAATGTTTTTACCCAGCCCAAGACTTAGAGGCGATTCAATCAAAAATAGAAGATTTTAAAAAGACTGAAAGCAGGAATGAGGAAGTTTTGAGGATTATTTATGTGGGAAGTCTGGGCAGTTCCTATGACATCCCAGCGATCGTAAAAGCGTCTGAAATAATGGATAAAAAACACCCTGGCCAAACAGAGTTCATCGTGGCGGGTGTTGGGCCTCAGTCAGAAATTGTTGAAGAGTATCAGAAGAAACTGGGAAATCTACAATACCTGGGATGGATATCAGACGAAGAATTGATTAGGCAATACTTTTTATCGGATCTCGGGTTAATTCAACACAAAAATAATTTTACCCAGACCGTTACCTATAAGTTATTCAGTTATTTAAGTGCCGGACTGCCCATTTTAAATTCGTTGCAGAGTGAAATGGCTGATATAATTTCTGAAAATAATGTAGGGCTAAATAATATGAATGGTGATTATAAGAAGCTGGTAAAAAATATTGAGTACTTCCTCTATAACAGGGATCAGCTTCAGCTGTACAAACAGAATGCGATAGCACTTACGAAAGAGAAAGGAGATTCAAATTCGGTTTATGGGGAGATGATAGCGTTTTTTGAAGAAATAGCGGGTACAAGAGTAGCTGAACTGCAAAAAGAATTGGAAAAATTATGAAAGTTATCATTACACATGCGGGATCCCGTCAAGCCTTTGATGTGATAAACATTCTTAAGAGAGAGTACGGGTTGGAGACTATTTTATTTTCCAAGCCCGGCAAAACGCTGTACTTGTCGTTGGTATATAGGCAGAAAGTCAATCGCTTGGATTGTGAGATGTATGAAAATTTCAGAGCCGATTTTGAAAAGGTATTAAACCGCTACAAAGGGGAAAAGCTGTATTATATGGCGATTTCAGAAAAGGCGACCTTGCATTTTTATGATTATGTGAAAGAGAGGCCTTCAACCAATATATCTTACCTGTTGCCTGAGAAAGAAGTATTTGAACTGACAAGAAATAAGGATGAGTTTCAACAATTTTGTGAAATGAATAGGCTGCCGGTCCCGAGGTCGTACGATAAGATGGGAGTGGAAGAGCTCGCTGCTTCATTTAATCCCGTAGTTGCCAAAAAGAAAATTGGTGCCGGATCAATGGGGATGAAGTATGTTGAAACGAAAGACCAGATCCATCTTTTGGATGACATCAATTATGATTCCTATTTGATACAGGAAAAGATAGAGAGCAGTCAAAATATACACGGTGGGTTCTTTTTGAGCGAAAAAGGGAAAGTACATGTGTATCATGGACATTTTAGGATCAGAACCTTTCCTGAAAATGGCGGTGTTACTGTGTTTTCCAAAGCCGATTTAAATGAGGAGTTAAAATCGATAGGGACAAAGGTATTAAAGAAATTGAATTGGAGCGGTTTTGCGATGATTGAATTTATGTTTGATCAAAATAGCAAGGAGTGGAAAATTATAGAGTTAAATCCTCGACTGTGGGGGTCCGTAATGCTTTCAGAGTTTTGTAATTCTTCTATGCTCATTAATTACGTACGCCTTTGTCAAGGCAAACCATTACGAAAGAAAAGGGTGGCTACGGATAGGTATATTCGCTGGTTTTTCCCATTTGAGATAGTCAGCTTTTTAAAAGGGAGACTGGGATTAACCGATTTTTTCAATATCCAAAATGACAAAACCTGTTATATCAATTTCACATACAGCGGCTGGGGTGCTGCCCTCCTTTATCTCCTGTACTTTACGTTTAACGGGAATTCAATTAGTCGTTTTTTTAAAAAAATATTTCCATGAATGATCAACTAATTGTCTTTGATTTTGATAAAACCATGACTGAAAAGGATACCGTACTTGGCTTTTATAAAGAGGCATCCACAGTTAAACTGCTATATTGTCTTAAGCTGCCACTGTTATACCTGTTTGCCCTATTGACGAAATTGAATGTTATAACGAATACTGAGTTAAAGCGGTTGGGTATTAAGCTTTTTTTACGTGGGTTAAAAAGAGAGAAATTGGAAAAGGTGGCAAGCGATTATTCAACGAAAATTAAATTGAATGAGGTATATCGGGATGACTTTGGTAGATATCCGCCTGAAAAAGTGGTCATTATGTCTGCTTCTTATCAAACCTATCTAAAACCATTGTTTCCAAATCACCGGGTAGTAGGATCTGAGCTACTGTTCGATTCATCATCACAAGTTGCTGATCTTCATATCAATATGTATGGAGAGCAAAAAAAGAAGTGGCTAAACAATCAGGGCATAGATGAAATAGATATTCTTTTTACGGATAGTTATTCAGACAAACCATTGATGGATATTGCTAAAAATGTGGTTATGGTCAAAAACGGGGAGAAAGAATTACTTAAACAGAATAAAGATGATCTATTTTATAGTTAGTAGCTGATTATTATGGATAAAAAACCGAAATCTGTATTTACTGTTGATGTTGAGGATGGCATCAGTATTGCCATGCGTGATGCTTTTTCTGTGAATTCACCTCAAACATCCCGGGTGGTATCACTGACTAACAGGATCTTGGAATTACTGGCTGAACATCAGGTGAAAGGTACATTCTTTGTGTTGGGACAGGTTGCTGAAAAATTTCCGAATCTGGTTAAAAAGATAGCTACAGAAGGTCATGAGCTGGGAGTACATGGTTACAATCACTTGCAATTTCATAAAATGACACCCGAACAGGCATTTCAAGAGTTGAGCAGTGCGAAAAAGTTAATTGAAGATATTTCTGGACTAGAGGTGTTTGGGCATCGGGCTCCTGCATTTTCAATTTCCCCGGATACTCAATGGGGACTGGATGTCATTGCTGAAGTAGGCTTTACCTATGATAGCAGTATTATGCCTATTAACGGAATTAGGTATGGGTGGGCTGGTTTCCGAAAAGGCATACATTCCATAATAACCCCTTCCGGGAAGGAACTGATTGAGATACCGTTGAGTACTGTCAACATTTTAGGTAAAGAAATACCGGTTTGCGGGGGTGGGTACCTGCGATTGTTCCCCTATTGGGTTACTAAAATGGCCCTGGAGAAAATACAAGAGGAACGACCGGTGGCACTATATTTGCATCCCTATGAATTGGATACCGAGAAGTATCCCGATTACTATTTTGAGCAGCTAAAAAAAGCTACACTTTTGAAAAGATACAAGATGAAATCGATGTGGATAAACAGAAAATCAGTTTATCCCAAGTTATCAAAGCTATTACAGCGTTATGAATTTGATACAGCGTTTAATCTAGTTAGATGCCGGTCACCAATTGAAAAGTAACTTTTAATTGAAAAGACTTTCAAAATGGGTAAGAAGACAATTATATATATATCTGGTCAAGGTTTTATAGGTTCAACACTCTTAGACATACTTCTAGGTGCAAAAAAAGATGCCTTCAGTGCTGGAGAACTTATTTTCTTCCCTCAAAAAGGAATTAAAAATCAAGAGTACTGTTCATGTGGAAAAAAAGTTCCAGAATGTGAAGTTTGGTCAAATATTTACAAAGAATGGGAAAAGAAACGAAATCTAAAGCTAGATGAATATATTGAAATACAAAGATATTTAACCAGCTTAAAAAAAATTATATCATCTATTGTAAAATTAGTTATCCCTAGAAAGAAAATTAACTATTTCATTGATGATACCTATGAGCTATATAATGCAATATTTTCGGTTACAAATTCGAACATTATTATAGATTCTTCCAAATCACCGCTTAATATATTGATCTTAAAAAAAAATAATTTTGATTTACATGTTGTTCATTTAGTAAGACGTTTTGGTGATATACTGAATTCAAATAAAAAAAGAGCTGAAAAGAATTTAAAGAAAGGGATTGAACATGAAATAGTTCCAAATAGTACTTCCTATGTTTTTTTAAATTGGGTTATTAAGAATTTAATAACAATCGGTTTTTCGAGAGGGGTTAGGTACAAGAGAATAAAGTATGAGGATATTGTTGCTACTCCTGAAGAACAAATATCTTATATCCTAAATAACAAATTTGATTATAAAAAAATATTGAATAGGCGAGGCCCTTTCTACCCAAAGCATTTAGTTGCTGGGAATAAAATACGTATGGAGGATGAAATATTTATTTCTGAAAAGCCAATGCATACAGAATACCATAGATTAAACGGTAAAGAGAAATTATTTGCCAGACTTATTGATCAATTTTATTGATTTAATCAATATTCAGCAAGTTGTGAAAGAACAACAATGATTATGAATGCAAGAAACATATTATTACAAAATGCAAAAAACCTATTAGGCTGGCGTACAGATCGTAAGATCGTAGTATTTGCAGTTGATGATTATGGAAATGTACGATTGCATTCAAAAGAAGCCCGTCAAAAGCTGGACATGGCAGGTTTGCCGACATATAACCGGTTTGATGCTTTCGATTCACTGGAAACAAAGCAGGACCTGGCTATACTTTACGAAACATTGAGCTCGGTTAACGATAAAAATGGTCGGAATGCAGTTTTTACTGCTTATACTGTGCCATGTAATATCAATTTTGAGAAAATAGCGGAGACCAATTACGAAGAATACCACTATGAAGTTATTTCAGAAACGTATCAAAAATTGGCTACTTCGGATGCGTCTGCCTACAAGGGGGGCTGGGAATTATGGAAAGAGGGTATTGAAAAGGGGTTGATGGTTCCACAGTTCCACGGTAGAGAACATCTGAACGTCAACTTATTTAATGAAAAGCTAGAAGCTGAAGATCATGATCTAATGACCTGCTTAAAGAATAGATCTTTCACTAGTATTAAAAGCAATGAAGACAAGCTTATTTCGCCCATGGCTGCATTTGATTTTTGGCAATTTAAAGAAAATGAGCATTTCCATGGCATTCTGGAAGATGGTCTTATTCAGTTTGAAAATGTATTTGGAACTCGGGCTCAGAATTTTACTCCGCCGGTTTATAGTGCTCACCCTGTTCTACATAAAACATTAAAAAAACATGGTATTCGTTTTGTAGATATGGCTATGATTTCAAGTGTGCATCAGGGGCAAGGAAAATTTGATAAAAAGTTTAACTATACGGGAAAGAAGAATGATGAGGGCCTTTGTCTAATTGTTAGAAATGTAGTTTTTGAGCCATCAGCTAACTATGATATTGATTGGCCATCCTATGTTATGCAACAAATTGAGGCAGCTTTCCGCTGGAATCGGCCTGCAGTAATTAGTTCACATAGGGTGAATTTTTGTGGGCATATCAACGAAGATAATCGCAAGAAGGGGGTAAAGGCACTACATGAACTGCTAAAAAGAATAACAGACCGTTGGCCGGAAGTAGAGTTTATGGCAGCGAATGAACTTGGTGAACTGATCGTATCGGAATGATAGTGATACAAATGATAATACGTAATAATACGGTATTATAATTTTAAATAACTTGGATAATTGCTAAATAGTAAGAGGTTATAAGTAGATATCCGAGATAAATAAAACAGGCTGGATATGAAATTAAAGAGAGTCATATATCTGGGGTATTATATTAAACAGCTGAATAGAACAGAGTTTCTACAATTTCTTGACTATACAAGTAAGGTGACTGGGAAGTCCAAAGTTGCAATTGTCGTTGACATGTTGAAATCTGTTTTTATCTATAATATTTCTGTGCTTGAGTACTTTCAGTTTCGTTTTTATAAACGGTCTAAAGGAGAGAGAAAATTATGGGCTGGAACGGGTTATATGTATGAATATCAGCTTAAAATGAATCCTCGTAACCGACGCCACATCCTTGAAGACAAAACATTGTTTTATAAGAATTATGGTGACTTTTTAATTCATACAGTTGCTGACAGGGAGGATCTCAAAAATTCGCCTGCGGTTGCTGAAACTATTCTCACTAATAAGTCTGGCAGGTTGGTATTTAAGCCTAAAGAGGGAAAGTGTGGCTTAGATATAGAAATAAGAAGATGTGAGGAGTTTAACCGAGAGGGTCTGATCAAGTATATGGAAATAAAT includes:
- a CDS encoding glycosyltransferase — translated: MKILQINSSVNTTSTGRIAEEIGQALQKQGHESFIASKKVGPGGSTSNLIHLGNKYDEYAHALKTRLFDRHGFGSKRTTQAFLRKLKEISPDVIGLHNLHGYYLNVEGLFNYLKEVQKPVVWTLHDCWPFTGHCSFFDYVSCEKWKTECRNCPLSDKYPASWFMDQSRRNFYHKKKLFNGIQDLTIITPSQWLATLVKQSFLGGYAVEVINNGIDLEKFWPTNADNINNRYNLFGKKVLLGVASVWDRRKGLKYFLELSKKLDDSFKIILVGLPEVEINRLPENIIGIQRTESLEELVSFYSVADVFVNPTLVDNFPTTNLEALACGTPVITFDTGGSPESIDEDTGMVVEKGNLKKLLEAIKVVCSKSERYREACRNRAITHYDKKERYYDYVNLYEKTLVKKHALK
- a CDS encoding ATP-grasp domain-containing protein, with the translated sequence MKVIITHAGSRQAFDVINILKREYGLETILFSKPGKTLYLSLVYRQKVNRLDCEMYENFRADFEKVLNRYKGEKLYYMAISEKATLHFYDYVKERPSTNISYLLPEKEVFELTRNKDEFQQFCEMNRLPVPRSYDKMGVEELAASFNPVVAKKKIGAGSMGMKYVETKDQIHLLDDINYDSYLIQEKIESSQNIHGGFFLSEKGKVHVYHGHFRIRTFPENGGVTVFSKADLNEELKSIGTKVLKKLNWSGFAMIEFMFDQNSKEWKIIELNPRLWGSVMLSEFCNSSMLINYVRLCQGKPLRKKRVATDRYIRWFFPFEIVSFLKGRLGLTDFFNIQNDKTCYINFTYSGWGAALLYLLYFTFNGNSISRFFKKIFP
- a CDS encoding glycosyltransferase; the encoded protein is MERVMSELAKYFAQRRGIEVHLILYGKKRDIFFSIPNGIKIHRPSFDFKSTNRTISTLKTIYFVRMKVKELQPDAILSFGEYWNNFVLLSLLGVNIPIVISDRCKPDKSLGIFQDILRKWLYPSAAGMVAQTSRAKDIYRRQKLNKNIKVIGNPIFKVTPNCKSHNKENIVLTVGRLIKTKHHDRLIKIFDKISSSDWKLVIVGGDALKQQGMQRLKKLAGDLNIKGNVEFTGTVSDIELYYKKSKIFAFTSSSEGFPNVIGEAMSAGLPVIAYDCVAGPSDLIDDGKNGFLIPLFDDDQYSKKLQHLLDDEHLRLKMGKHSREKVEQYSTKTIGEQYYSFILKML
- a CDS encoding glycosyltransferase family 4 protein; amino-acid sequence: MNIWTISLFDPTPYDNVGNLRFIQIANAAIKGGHQVTHFTSTFRHTSKKQRFNKDTTLPIEPGYSVEYIRSKGYKKNISIKRIFAHRDFAQQLIDSLAGRHKPDIIFISMPPIVSAARVVEWASENDIPIVVDIIDPWPDSFIKDVPNALKPLSRVFIQPFYNRVRGVFRNADAVTSISNGYLDWAKSQCKTIRQTKCFYPAQDLEAIQSKIEDFKKTESRNEEVLRIIYVGSLGSSYDIPAIVKASEIMDKKHPGQTEFIVAGVGPQSEIVEEYQKKLGNLQYLGWISDEELIRQYFLSDLGLIQHKNNFTQTVTYKLFSYLSAGLPILNSLQSEMADIISENNVGLNNMNGDYKKLVKNIEYFLYNRDQLQLYKQNAIALTKEKGDSNSVYGEMIAFFEEIAGTRVAELQKELEKL
- a CDS encoding haloacid dehalogenase-like hydrolase, which produces MNDQLIVFDFDKTMTEKDTVLGFYKEASTVKLLYCLKLPLLYLFALLTKLNVITNTELKRLGIKLFLRGLKREKLEKVASDYSTKIKLNEVYRDDFGRYPPEKVVIMSASYQTYLKPLFPNHRVVGSELLFDSSSQVADLHINMYGEQKKKWLNNQGIDEIDILFTDSYSDKPLMDIAKNVVMVKNGEKELLKQNKDDLFYS
- a CDS encoding sugar-transfer associated ATP-grasp domain-containing protein gives rise to the protein MKLKRVIYLGYYIKQLNRTEFLQFLDYTSKVTGKSKVAIVVDMLKSVFIYNISVLEYFQFRFYKRSKGERKLWAGTGYMYEYQLKMNPRNRRHILEDKTLFYKNYGDFLIHTVADREDLKNSPAVAETILTNKSGRLVFKPKEGKCGLDIEIRRCEEFNREGLIKYMEINDYALVEEFLVQHPELKRLSPSGVNTVRIFTQLNDRDEVIILGCRLRISVNSPVDNMAAGNLAAPIDEDTGRLSGPGVYSDITKDERMYHPVTSVKIPGFQVPFWEETMQMVKHAALHHKENRSIGWDVVITKEGPGLIEGNHDWCKLLWQLPAKEGLKSALKQYN
- a CDS encoding DUF3473 domain-containing protein gives rise to the protein MDKKPKSVFTVDVEDGISIAMRDAFSVNSPQTSRVVSLTNRILELLAEHQVKGTFFVLGQVAEKFPNLVKKIATEGHELGVHGYNHLQFHKMTPEQAFQELSSAKKLIEDISGLEVFGHRAPAFSISPDTQWGLDVIAEVGFTYDSSIMPINGIRYGWAGFRKGIHSIITPSGKELIEIPLSTVNILGKEIPVCGGGYLRLFPYWVTKMALEKIQEERPVALYLHPYELDTEKYPDYYFEQLKKATLLKRYKMKSMWINRKSVYPKLSKLLQRYEFDTAFNLVRCRSPIEK